In Thermococcus sp. 21S7, the following are encoded in one genomic region:
- a CDS encoding SWIM zinc finger family protein — protein sequence MDEKTLKKGERYYKAGKVLWVVKRGNRLFSKVLGTYPYYVELDISTGENRCTCPLGGDCKHVAAVVKAYDAGFYFESFDKHTELFPEAVAMEFLAEVPELALDVTLKELRFSLSTDESGSEVAKLFRRALKLVRMTRKMEALHVLEEILAEYKHVFSDYELSAKLEDELRELEAAI from the coding sequence ATGGACGAGAAAACCCTCAAGAAGGGGGAGCGCTATTACAAGGCCGGAAAGGTTCTCTGGGTAGTCAAACGTGGAAACAGACTCTTCTCCAAGGTTCTGGGTACGTATCCATACTACGTCGAGCTTGACATCTCAACGGGCGAGAACCGCTGCACGTGTCCCCTTGGAGGGGACTGCAAGCACGTGGCGGCGGTCGTGAAAGCCTACGATGCCGGCTTCTACTTCGAGAGCTTCGATAAACATACCGAGCTCTTTCCTGAGGCGGTAGCTATGGAGTTCCTGGCTGAGGTTCCGGAGCTGGCGCTCGACGTTACCCTCAAGGAGCTGAGGTTTTCACTCAGCACGGACGAGAGCGGGAGCGAGGTTGCCAAACTCTTCAGGAGAGCGTTAAAGCTCGTCAGGATGACCCGCAAGATGGAGGCACTCCACGTCCTTGAGGAAATCCTCGCGGAGTACAAGCACGTCTTCAGCGACTACGAGCTTTCGGCGAAGCTTGAGGATGAACTGAGGGAGCTTGAGGCGGCCATCTAA
- a CDS encoding DUF4139 domain-containing protein has product MNRKIIAGIGGILVMVLAVFSFQGGKASAAETTVVLYNSARIGVVEKTLELELKEGMNEVPLEELAGLNIAEVTIRPLDEGVQVLGVFSRGQSGDVYSANVGSEVEVKLRSGDTVTGKFLGFKNGKIAIEGDGYYLINPNEVAYFKAKNLEGKATAYAVLRAEEAGKYNVSIVYRVSNMSWESRYKLYIGDNAKLYGYIVLNNPTAQEFKDAKVLLVAGDVQLYQNVPQPRVLYALAEKGTDQVNVGQPEKIEAFYLYKLGVADINPASTMMYPYINFEVPFEREYLYESWPYSREGAVYESISFKTEKVLPAGIAEIYRETDDGALLIGERAIEHTPEGDTLRIGIGKDYDLKGSTVVLEEKHDDHYAYYKVKITLENFGKDAKTVIVRHYKWGKVLSSSMEPIDETGNYVEFRVTVNPGEKKEIVFDYENRY; this is encoded by the coding sequence ATGAATCGGAAGATTATTGCGGGTATCGGAGGAATTTTGGTGATGGTTCTGGCGGTTTTTTCCTTCCAGGGCGGCAAGGCTTCGGCCGCCGAAACGACCGTCGTGCTGTACAACTCTGCCAGGATAGGCGTTGTTGAGAAAACGCTGGAGCTTGAGCTCAAAGAGGGCATGAACGAGGTTCCCCTTGAGGAGCTGGCAGGCCTGAACATAGCCGAGGTAACGATTAGGCCGCTCGACGAGGGCGTTCAGGTTCTCGGAGTATTCAGCAGGGGCCAGAGCGGGGACGTTTACAGCGCCAACGTCGGAAGCGAGGTCGAGGTCAAGCTGAGGAGCGGCGACACCGTTACTGGCAAGTTCCTCGGCTTCAAGAACGGAAAGATAGCCATCGAGGGCGACGGCTACTACCTCATAAACCCGAACGAGGTGGCCTACTTCAAGGCCAAGAACCTTGAGGGGAAGGCGACCGCCTACGCGGTTCTTCGGGCGGAAGAAGCCGGAAAGTACAACGTGAGCATCGTCTACCGCGTCTCCAACATGAGCTGGGAGAGCAGGTACAAGCTCTACATCGGCGATAACGCGAAGCTCTACGGCTACATCGTCCTCAACAACCCGACCGCCCAGGAGTTCAAGGACGCGAAGGTTCTCCTGGTTGCGGGCGACGTTCAGCTGTATCAGAACGTCCCCCAGCCGAGGGTTCTCTATGCCCTGGCTGAGAAGGGAACCGATCAGGTCAACGTGGGCCAGCCGGAGAAGATAGAGGCGTTCTACCTCTACAAGCTCGGTGTGGCCGACATCAACCCTGCCAGCACGATGATGTACCCATACATCAACTTCGAAGTCCCCTTCGAGAGGGAGTACCTCTACGAGAGCTGGCCGTACAGCAGGGAGGGGGCGGTCTACGAGTCGATATCATTCAAGACCGAGAAGGTTCTTCCGGCGGGGATAGCTGAGATATACCGGGAAACCGACGACGGGGCCCTCCTCATCGGTGAGAGGGCCATAGAGCACACGCCCGAAGGGGATACACTCAGGATAGGCATCGGGAAGGATTACGACCTCAAGGGCAGCACGGTAGTTCTTGAGGAGAAGCACGACGACCACTACGCATACTACAAGGTCAAGATCACCCTTGAGAACTTTGGAAAGGACGCCAAGACCGTCATAGTCAGGCACTACAAGTGGGGCAAGGTTCTGAGCTCAAGCATGGAGCCCATTGACGAGACCGGGAACTACGTCGAGTTCAGGGTTACGGTTAACCCTGGAGAAAAGAAGGAGATAGTCTTTGACTACGAGAACCGCTATTAG
- a CDS encoding acetate--CoA ligase family protein — protein MDRIEKARAIIEKAKAENRPLVEPEAKEILKLYGVPVPDFKVATNEEEAVQFAREIGYPVVMKIVSPQIIHKSDAGGVKVNIKSDEEARRAFKTIMENAKNYKPDADLWGVIVYRMLPLGKEVIVGMIRDPQFGPAIMFGLGGIFVEILKDVSFRVAPITKDEALDMIKEIKAYPILAGARGEKPVDIEALAEIITKVGELALELPEIKELDINPIFAYEDSAVAVDARMLL, from the coding sequence ATGGACAGGATTGAGAAGGCTAGGGCAATCATCGAGAAGGCCAAGGCCGAAAACAGGCCGCTCGTCGAGCCTGAGGCGAAGGAGATACTCAAGCTCTACGGCGTCCCCGTTCCGGACTTCAAGGTCGCCACCAACGAGGAGGAGGCCGTTCAGTTCGCCAGGGAGATCGGCTACCCGGTCGTCATGAAGATCGTTTCTCCGCAGATCATCCACAAGAGCGACGCCGGCGGTGTTAAGGTCAACATCAAGAGCGACGAGGAGGCCAGGCGGGCCTTTAAGACCATCATGGAGAACGCCAAGAACTACAAGCCGGACGCCGACCTCTGGGGCGTCATCGTTTACAGGATGCTCCCGCTTGGCAAGGAGGTCATCGTCGGTATGATCCGCGACCCGCAGTTCGGTCCGGCCATCATGTTTGGCCTCGGTGGAATCTTCGTCGAGATCCTCAAGGACGTCAGCTTCCGCGTCGCCCCGATAACCAAGGACGAGGCCCTCGACATGATCAAGGAGATCAAGGCCTACCCGATCCTCGCCGGAGCCCGCGGTGAGAAGCCGGTGGACATCGAGGCCCTCGCCGAGATAATCACCAAGGTCGGCGAGCTCGCCCTTGAGCTTCCGGAGATCAAGGAGCTCGACATCAACCCGATCTTCGCCTACG
- the rgy gene encoding reverse gyrase → MKAIYREMCPNCLGKISDERLYLKNPCDECLDETARADSYFDLVTAVRNALQLRGTLKEWERIYGLEKGLREIEAFFEKATGFTFWSAQRTWVKRLLKGRSFSIIAPTGMGKSTFGAFMAIWHATRGKKSYIVVPTTPLVIQTAKKLQAIAERAGAEINLAYYHGNLRKKEREEMLAKIQNGDYDILVTSAQWLARKFDDVLKGRRFDFIFVDDVDAFLKASKNIDRSLLLLGFNDEVIEKAWEIIRLKKQMSKYLNGRAKDREERLKELNAQISELQREIEEFKAKNGVGIMIIASATGSARGDRIKLYRELLGFEVGSGRSALRNVVDSYIKPSRDIKEHVEELLNRLGAGGIIFTPIDQGLAYAEELAHYLRERGFRIELVSSKNRKAIERFENGEADYLIGSATYYGSLVRGLDMPHLIRYAIFTGVPKFRFSIDLERPTIYRALGLLSEVMDFLSDEDRKQAEKMHARLRRLIRNIPQFELLKIEEALAEGLPIENEFHNHVLGVFRELVEFLRKVLKDEEVLKKLAEDPFISLKEEGGKWYIEIPDVRTYIQATGRTSRLFAGGITKGLSVLIVDNEKVFNGLLRQMRWRFTEFKMVPFEELDLDEVLRQIDEDREKVRLVMEGKISAKVKDLVKSALMIVESPNKARTIANFFGQPSKTRIGDLVAYEVSIGNMMLTILASGGHMFDLVTNEGYHGVLVDEKDGMLKFIPVYDTIKRCRDCGHQFVDWEEKGICPRCGSTNVRDALQNVKAMRELAQEVDEILIATDPDTEGEKIAWDIMNVLSPYTPNIKRIEFHEVTRPAIMRAIEEARDVNEGRVNAQLVRRIEDRWIGFELSQELQRVFENRNLSAGRVQTPVLGWVIERYKEFTESETYFMGLSLENGLRVTVELGKDGKNVEPPEYVTVKDVQLEERELNPMPPYTTDAMLKDASTFLKLSAPETMRLAQDLFEAGLTSYHRTDSTHVSSTGIEIAKEYITQELGEEYFKPRPWGEEGTHEAIRPTRPIDTGRLMQLVRDGIIQLPKNLTRNHYRLYDMIFRRFMTSQMKAAKILHERAVIDAGVGKAEIEGYVEVIEDGWTKLRGPPFRELPRLEEGARLKVVESKKWKAPKVSLYTQGDIISLMKERKIGRPSTYAKIVQTLLQRYYVIETRGRKKLVPTDQGIKVYHYLISKYKELVSEEKTRELEEIMDMIEENKIDYQEVLRRLHEELIRYLGEKYPT, encoded by the coding sequence ATGAAGGCGATCTATCGCGAGATGTGCCCGAACTGCCTCGGTAAAATCTCCGATGAAAGGCTGTACCTCAAGAATCCCTGCGATGAGTGCCTCGATGAAACCGCCCGGGCTGACTCTTATTTTGATCTCGTAACCGCAGTTAGAAACGCACTCCAGCTAAGGGGAACCCTCAAAGAGTGGGAGAGGATTTACGGCCTCGAAAAGGGCCTTAGGGAAATCGAGGCCTTCTTTGAAAAAGCCACCGGCTTCACCTTCTGGAGCGCGCAGAGAACCTGGGTTAAGAGACTCCTGAAGGGCAGGAGCTTCTCAATCATAGCCCCCACGGGGATGGGAAAAAGCACCTTCGGTGCGTTCATGGCGATCTGGCATGCCACGAGGGGAAAGAAGAGCTACATAGTCGTGCCCACCACCCCGCTGGTGATTCAAACCGCCAAAAAGCTCCAGGCGATAGCTGAGAGGGCCGGCGCCGAGATAAACCTCGCATACTACCACGGCAACCTCCGGAAGAAGGAAAGGGAGGAGATGCTGGCCAAGATTCAGAATGGGGACTACGACATCCTCGTCACCAGCGCCCAGTGGCTCGCCAGAAAGTTTGATGATGTTCTGAAGGGCAGGCGCTTTGACTTCATCTTCGTCGACGATGTCGATGCGTTCCTAAAGGCCAGCAAGAACATAGACCGCTCCCTTCTACTCCTCGGCTTCAACGACGAGGTAATCGAAAAGGCCTGGGAGATAATCCGTCTGAAGAAGCAGATGTCCAAATACCTGAACGGACGCGCCAAGGACAGGGAGGAGAGGCTCAAGGAGCTGAACGCCCAAATCTCAGAGCTCCAGCGTGAAATCGAAGAATTCAAGGCCAAAAACGGCGTAGGGATAATGATAATCGCCTCCGCCACAGGTTCTGCGAGGGGCGACAGGATAAAGCTCTACCGTGAGCTGCTCGGCTTCGAGGTTGGAAGCGGAAGGAGTGCCCTCAGAAACGTCGTTGACAGCTATATAAAACCGAGCAGGGACATCAAGGAGCACGTGGAGGAGCTCCTCAACCGGCTCGGAGCGGGCGGGATAATATTCACGCCTATCGACCAGGGGCTTGCCTACGCCGAGGAGCTGGCGCATTATCTCCGCGAACGCGGCTTCAGAATCGAACTCGTCAGCTCCAAGAACAGGAAGGCCATCGAACGCTTCGAGAACGGCGAGGCCGACTACCTCATAGGCTCGGCAACCTACTACGGCTCCCTCGTCCGCGGTCTCGACATGCCCCACCTCATCCGCTACGCGATATTCACCGGCGTTCCCAAGTTCCGCTTTTCAATAGACCTCGAAAGACCGACCATCTACCGCGCCCTCGGCCTCCTCAGCGAGGTCATGGACTTCCTGAGCGACGAAGACAGGAAGCAGGCCGAAAAGATGCACGCGAGGCTCAGGAGGCTGATAAGGAACATCCCCCAGTTCGAGCTCCTTAAGATAGAGGAAGCTTTGGCCGAGGGACTGCCGATAGAGAACGAGTTCCACAACCACGTCCTCGGTGTTTTCCGCGAGCTGGTTGAGTTCCTGAGGAAGGTTCTCAAGGACGAGGAGGTTCTCAAAAAGCTTGCCGAAGACCCATTCATCAGCCTGAAGGAGGAAGGTGGCAAGTGGTATATCGAGATTCCCGACGTTAGAACGTACATCCAGGCCACCGGAAGGACGAGCAGGCTGTTTGCCGGTGGAATCACCAAGGGACTGAGCGTGCTCATAGTTGACAACGAGAAGGTCTTCAACGGCCTCCTCAGGCAGATGCGCTGGCGCTTCACCGAGTTCAAGATGGTGCCCTTCGAGGAGCTGGACCTCGACGAGGTTCTGAGGCAGATAGACGAGGACAGGGAGAAGGTCCGCCTCGTTATGGAGGGTAAGATAAGCGCCAAGGTCAAGGACCTCGTCAAATCCGCCCTCATGATAGTGGAGAGCCCGAACAAGGCCAGGACGATAGCCAACTTCTTCGGCCAGCCGAGCAAGACGAGGATAGGTGACCTGGTCGCCTACGAGGTGAGCATAGGAAACATGATGCTGACCATTCTGGCAAGCGGAGGGCACATGTTCGACCTCGTGACGAACGAGGGCTACCACGGCGTTCTTGTTGATGAAAAAGACGGCATGCTGAAGTTCATCCCCGTCTACGACACCATCAAGCGCTGCCGCGACTGCGGCCATCAGTTCGTGGACTGGGAGGAGAAAGGAATTTGTCCGCGCTGCGGCTCGACCAACGTCCGCGACGCCCTTCAGAACGTCAAGGCGATGCGCGAGCTCGCCCAGGAGGTCGATGAGATACTCATAGCGACGGACCCCGATACGGAGGGTGAGAAGATAGCCTGGGACATCATGAACGTCCTGAGTCCGTACACGCCGAACATCAAGCGCATAGAGTTCCACGAGGTCACGAGACCGGCTATAATGCGCGCCATTGAGGAAGCCAGGGACGTCAACGAGGGCCGCGTTAACGCCCAGCTCGTCAGACGCATAGAGGACAGATGGATCGGCTTTGAGTTGAGCCAGGAACTCCAGCGCGTCTTTGAGAACCGCAACCTCTCAGCCGGAAGGGTTCAGACGCCGGTTCTGGGCTGGGTGATTGAGCGATACAAGGAGTTCACCGAGAGCGAGACGTACTTCATGGGGCTGAGCCTTGAGAACGGTCTTCGGGTCACGGTAGAACTCGGAAAAGACGGCAAAAACGTTGAACCGCCCGAATACGTCACCGTCAAGGATGTTCAGCTTGAGGAGCGCGAGCTGAACCCGATGCCGCCGTACACGACCGACGCCATGCTGAAGGACGCCTCGACCTTCCTCAAGCTGTCCGCTCCAGAGACCATGAGGCTGGCGCAGGACCTGTTCGAGGCAGGACTTACGAGCTATCATAGGACTGATTCAACTCATGTAAGTAGTACAGGCATAGAAATCGCCAAGGAGTACATCACCCAGGAACTCGGTGAGGAGTACTTTAAACCGCGCCCCTGGGGCGAGGAGGGAACCCACGAGGCCATAAGGCCAACGAGGCCGATAGACACGGGCAGGCTCATGCAACTCGTCCGCGACGGGATTATCCAGCTCCCCAAGAACCTCACCCGGAACCACTACAGGCTCTACGATATGATATTCAGGCGCTTCATGACGAGCCAGATGAAAGCTGCTAAGATACTCCACGAGAGGGCAGTCATCGACGCGGGCGTTGGAAAGGCCGAGATAGAGGGCTACGTTGAGGTAATCGAGGACGGATGGACTAAACTGAGGGGCCCGCCCTTCAGAGAGCTCCCGAGGCTTGAGGAGGGGGCGAGGCTGAAGGTCGTCGAGTCCAAGAAGTGGA